In Clostridium sp., one DNA window encodes the following:
- the carB gene encoding carbamoyl-phosphate synthase (glutamine-hydrolyzing) large subunit, with translation MPLRKSLKKVLIIGSGPIIIGQAAEFDYSGTQACEAIKSEGIETVLINSNPATIMTDKNIAHRTYIEPLTAEAVEEVIRKERPDGILAGFGGQTALNLAMELHRAGILKKYNVELLGIKIQSIKNAEDRESFKNLMESIDEPIALGTIAINMEQCIEFLDKVDFPIIIRPAYTLGGTGGGIAENYEEYIEICENGLEESPINQILLEQSLLGWKELEYEIMRDKKDNCMVVCNMENIDPVGIHTGDSIVVAPSQTLTDKEYQMLRRSAVKIIRTLKIEGGCNIQFALDPESNAYKVIEVNPRVSRSSALASKAAGYPIAKIAAKIAIGYSLDELKNYVTGNSSALFEPALDYCVVKIPKWPFDKFKSGDRKLKTQMKATGEVMSIDRNFESALLKAVISLEGKIIGLRLDKLTDLDEDEIVKKIKMQDDERIFALAEALRKGVDIERLHDITKIDRWFVSGIKNIVDMEEELIKNVPNADTIQKAEVMGFTDEYICKLIGMRLDDLKKLREVNGIKSVYKMVDTCSGEFEAKTSYYYSCYDLESDNVVSNNKKILVIGSGPIRIGQGIEFDYCCVNGVWAIKEAGLEAIIINNNPETVSTDFDTSDKLYFDPLYIDDVMNVINEEEVDGVVVQFGGQTALNLAKKLNDRGVNLLGTSFESIDLAEDREKFRILLKKLGINSPVGGSVTSLEEADLLIRKIGYPVIVRPSYVIGGRAMKVVYNDEELSRYLKEAVNLSKEYPVLVDKYIVGREIEVDAISDGKDLIIPGIMEHIEKTGVHSGDSIAVYPALDLQEEVLEKIEEYTVKISKELNVRGLLNVQYAFDGKKVYVIEVNPRASRTVPILSKVTDIPMVKIAVNIMLGKKIKDFGYRQDAYRNSKMFAVKMPVFSNKKLPDVDAVLGPEMKSTGEVLGVDFDRNIAVYKAFRASGVNICVKGNIYIAVNDRDKEEAVPIVEKYKSLGFNIFASPGTSKFLIDSGIVCKELRIQEAVNEVKEKKLDIVINTPNVGYKSGTPGFELRHTALAHDRVLFTCLDTAEAYVSCIEIEKGSGKVEYRSMEEYLR, from the coding sequence CATAGAGCTGGAATACTCAAAAAATATAATGTAGAATTGCTGGGAATAAAAATTCAATCCATAAAAAATGCAGAGGACAGGGAAAGCTTTAAGAATCTTATGGAATCCATAGATGAACCTATAGCACTTGGAACAATTGCCATAAATATGGAGCAGTGTATTGAGTTCTTGGATAAGGTAGATTTTCCAATAATAATAAGACCTGCTTATACATTGGGTGGTACAGGCGGTGGTATTGCGGAAAATTATGAGGAATACATTGAAATATGTGAAAATGGACTTGAGGAAAGCCCCATAAATCAAATTTTACTTGAACAGAGTCTGCTTGGCTGGAAAGAACTTGAATATGAAATCATGAGAGATAAAAAGGACAACTGTATGGTAGTGTGCAATATGGAAAATATAGATCCTGTGGGCATACATACAGGAGACAGTATAGTAGTTGCACCTTCACAGACTTTGACGGATAAAGAGTACCAGATGCTTAGAAGATCAGCTGTAAAAATAATAAGAACCTTGAAGATAGAGGGCGGCTGCAATATACAATTTGCACTGGATCCGGAAAGCAATGCTTATAAGGTAATAGAAGTAAACCCAAGGGTGAGCAGATCAAGTGCACTTGCATCCAAGGCTGCAGGATATCCTATAGCTAAAATTGCTGCAAAAATTGCAATTGGTTATAGTCTTGATGAACTTAAAAACTATGTAACTGGGAATTCCAGTGCATTGTTTGAACCTGCACTGGATTATTGTGTAGTTAAAATACCCAAGTGGCCTTTTGACAAGTTTAAAAGTGGAGATAGAAAACTGAAGACACAGATGAAAGCTACCGGAGAAGTTATGTCCATAGACAGGAATTTTGAAAGTGCACTTTTAAAAGCAGTAATAAGCCTCGAGGGGAAAATAATAGGATTGAGGCTTGACAAGTTGACTGATCTTGATGAAGATGAAATAGTGAAGAAGATAAAAATGCAGGATGATGAAAGGATTTTTGCATTGGCAGAAGCTCTGAGAAAGGGTGTAGACATTGAAAGACTTCATGATATAACAAAAATTGACAGATGGTTTGTATCAGGGATAAAGAATATAGTGGATATGGAAGAGGAACTGATAAAAAATGTTCCGAATGCGGATACGATACAGAAGGCTGAAGTAATGGGTTTTACTGATGAATATATATGTAAACTGATTGGCATGAGGCTGGATGATTTGAAAAAGCTGAGAGAAGTAAACGGCATAAAGTCAGTGTACAAGATGGTGGATACCTGCAGTGGAGAGTTTGAGGCCAAGACCTCCTATTATTATTCCTGCTATGATCTTGAAAGTGACAATGTTGTTTCAAACAATAAAAAAATATTGGTAATAGGTTCAGGTCCTATAAGAATTGGACAGGGAATAGAATTTGACTACTGCTGTGTAAATGGAGTATGGGCAATAAAGGAGGCAGGACTTGAAGCTATTATTATAAATAATAATCCGGAAACGGTAAGTACGGATTTTGATACTTCTGATAAATTATATTTTGATCCGCTCTATATAGATGATGTAATGAATGTAATAAATGAGGAAGAGGTAGATGGAGTCGTAGTACAGTTTGGTGGTCAGACTGCATTGAATCTGGCGAAGAAGCTGAATGACAGGGGAGTAAACCTGCTCGGTACGTCTTTTGAGTCCATAGATTTGGCAGAGGATAGAGAAAAGTTTAGGATTCTTCTTAAAAAACTGGGTATAAATTCTCCCGTAGGAGGGTCAGTCACCAGTTTGGAAGAAGCTGATCTATTGATAAGAAAAATAGGATATCCTGTTATTGTAAGGCCATCTTATGTAATAGGCGGCAGGGCAATGAAAGTTGTATATAATGATGAAGAACTTTCAAGATATCTAAAAGAAGCGGTAAATCTGTCAAAAGAATATCCTGTACTTGTGGATAAATATATAGTTGGAAGGGAAATTGAAGTAGATGCCATATCTGACGGGAAGGATCTCATAATTCCAGGCATAATGGAACATATAGAGAAGACAGGTGTTCATTCAGGAGATAGTATAGCTGTCTATCCTGCCTTGGATCTGCAGGAAGAAGTACTTGAAAAGATAGAAGAGTATACTGTTAAAATATCAAAAGAGCTAAATGTCAGGGGACTTTTAAATGTTCAGTATGCTTTTGACGGGAAAAAGGTATATGTAATAGAGGTAAATCCAAGGGCCTCAAGAACAGTGCCTATTTTAAGCAAGGTAACTGATATACCGATGGTTAAAATAGCCGTGAATATAATGCTTGGAAAGAAAATAAAGGATTTTGGATACAGACAGGATGCCTACAGGAACAGCAAGATGTTTGCAGTAAAAATGCCCGTGTTTTCAAACAAGAAACTTCCCGATGTTGATGCAGTGCTTGGGCCGGAAATGAAATCCACAGGTGAAGTGCTCGGAGTTGATTTTGACAGGAATATTGCAGTATATAAGGCATTCAGGGCATCAGGAGTAAATATATGTGTAAAAGGCAATATTTATATAGCGGTAAATGACAGGGACAAAGAAGAGGCAGTTCCTATAGTTGAAAAGTATAAATCACTTGGATTCAATATTTTTGCTTCTCCGGGAACAAGTAAATTTTTAATTGACAGCGGTATAGTGTGCAAAGAGTTGAGAATACAGGAGGCTGTAAATGAAGTAAAGGAAAAAAAGCTTGATATAGTCATAAATACTCCTAACGTGGGATATAAAAGTGGAACACCGGGCTTTGAACTTAGACATACTGCACTTGCACATGACAGGGTTTTGTTTACATGTTTGGATACGGCAGAGGCATATGTTTCATGTATTGAAATAGAAAAAGGCAGTGGAAAAGTGGAATATAGGTCCATGGAGGAGTATTTAAGATAA